From one Gracilinanus agilis isolate LMUSP501 chromosome 5, AgileGrace, whole genome shotgun sequence genomic stretch:
- the POLR1F gene encoding DNA-directed RNA polymerase I subunit RPA43 encodes MAVSGPAGSGPGSGLQLPTFAAARALVKPGSCLSVGPHRRHVALAPRFLGRKRSGLREQLDGELLRYSESLRGVPVAYDNLKIVGELGDIYDDQGHVHLNVEADFVVFCPERGQRLLGTVNKVAPSHLGCLVHGCFNASIPKPEHMPAEQWQGLHFQVGDELEFEVSRLDSDAAGVFCIRGALVVSRWGSGDVSNEPEPGAGEEKPKKKSKKGLKQPRLDCDLKQAAAPSDEAGAVEIDPQAQEAVNGLCEEEQELRAKKKRHREEPEQDPLWHASDSSGYQSDHQKKKKKRKKHSDEPEGPVAPEEPRPKKKKKKE; translated from the exons ATGGCGGTGTCCGGTCCCGCGGGCTCGGGCCCGGGCTCGGGTCTGCAGCTGCCCACGTTCGCGGCGGCCCGTGCTCTTGTGAAGCCCGGCTCGTGCCTGAGCGTGGGCCCGCACCGGCGACACGTGGCGCTGGCGCCTCGCTTCCTGGGCCGCAAACGGAGCGGTCTCCGCGAGCAGTTGGACGGGGAGCTGCTGCGCTACTCGGAAAG CCTGCGGGGGGTTCCTGTCGCCTATGACAACCTGAAGATCGTGGGTGAGCTCGGGGACATCTACGACGACCAGGGCCACGTGCATCTGAACGTGGAGGCTGACTTCGTGGTCTTCTGCCCCGAGAGGGGACAGCGGCTCCTG GGCACAGTCAATAAGGTGGCGCCCAGCCACCTGGGCTGCTTGGTGCACGGATGTTTCAATGCCTCCATCCCCAAGCCAGAGCACATGCCCGCAGAGCAGTGGCAGGGTCTGCACTTCCAAGTAGGGGATGAGCTGGAGTTCGAAGTGTCCCGCCTTGACTCAGACGCTGCGGGTGTCTTCTGCATTCGAGGAGCGCTTGTTGTCAGCAGGTGG GGATCTGGGGATGTCAGCAATGAGCCCGAGCCTGGAGCTGGGGAAGAGAAACCAAagaagaagagcaagaagggccTGAAGCAGCCCCGTTTGGACTGTGACCTCAAGCAGGCCGCTGCTCCTTCTGATGAGGCTGGGGCGGTAGAGATTGACCCCCAGGCCCAGGAGGCTGTGAATGGACTTTGTGAGGAGGAGCAGGAACTTCGGGCAAAGAAAAAACGCCACCGAGAAGAGCCTGAACAGGATCCTCTGTGGCATGCCAGCGACTCGAGCGGCTACCAGAGTGACcaccagaagaagaagaagaagaggaagaagcatAGTGATGAGCCTGAGGGCCCTGTGGCCCCTGAAGAGCCtcgaccaaaaaagaaaaagaaaaaagagtga